The DNA region aacagataaataaaaaatattatcaTTTGAAGAGTCAAATCAACTTATCTATTTTGTTCTATTTGAAGTAAATGTAATCAGGCAAAGAAAGACAGCTTCGGGGTCCTTGCGGCCGCTGTGACGTCGTCGAGTCTCTGTCGGTCCACGGTGGGGAAAACGTGGATGATCTTAGTTTTTGAAGTGCGGTGTTCCCATCAAAATATTTTCGGTAAGCTTCGTTTTTACTGACTTGGGTGAGTGTTATTAATTGGGATACTTTGGCGGATAACTTTTATTTCCATCAACATAACTTATAAAAGTAACAATTTAGCTTTTGCTGCTAACTGTCAGGCTAACCGAGCTAGCAAAGCAAACTGCAActttttgtatttaaattgtCGTTGTAGTATCTGATTCGGAGTCTACTCTTACAAACATCAAGAAGTATGACTATTGTTTGTCTGATGATGTAAACAAGGCTCTAGTTACTATTTTCACTCCATCATCGCTACTGTTATCGTTGTTtagttttgatatttgaatatgTCATGTTTCTGTCTTCAGAGATCACTGAGCTACACTGAGACCGACCTACATATACTGACTTGTCTAGTTGAATAAAAATGGAGTACATGCAAGCTCCTGCCACTAGCAGCCAGGGGAATATGTaagtaaaatatgaataaaaatacaaaaagtatTTTATTGTTGTACTACCTGTGATTATGTCAGCATGAGAAATAATTGTGTTGTCAGTATTCACAATTGCATAGTGTCACATTGTGATTTTTATTAAGCACAATGTTTATAGACATTTAGGGACCATTGTGAGCAAAAAACACTCACCAGTTGGATAGAATGCTAATGTTCAGTTGAAATACttagtatataaatataatttactgTGGCATACTTGCTCAGTAGTTGTATGTTTATGCAATTGCCATAAAAGCTCACACATCAGACTAGCtgctaaaaaaacaatttgtttACTGAAGTTCACTGattttctttcttcaacagcTTGTGCTGTACCTGTGGTGTGCCTATACCCCCTAATCCAGCCAACATGTGTGTAGCCTGCCTGCGTACTCAAGTAGACATTTCAGAGGGAATCCCCAAGCAAGTCACAGTCCACTTCTGCAAACAGTGTGAAAGGTCTGTGGACGATTTCCTTACTAAATAATGATACTTTTTTAAcacatataaaaacaaacattatcgTTTTATTTTCCAATTTAATGCATTCACCTCTAAAATACCTTTTTTGAGAATTTAATGcaaatctttgtttttcatgcagGTACTTGCAGCCTCCAGCCACCTGGGTGCAGTGTGCCCTGGAGTCCAGGGAGCTGCTGGCACTGTGCCTGAAAAAGCTTAAGAGCTCTATGACCAAAGTGGGTGTCTTTTATTCTCACAGCTTTAGAGCTGAAAGTATACACACATATTTGCTATTCAGTCTGATTTGTGATAAAGCAAAAGTAAACATTAAATCCACTACCTACTGGCAATGTCTTCAAAACTGACTTAATCtagcaaaacatgtttttttcattataaGTTATTTATTCAATTTTTGGAAACCTATTTATCAGATTATTTGCTTATGTTTGTAAAGGACCTCAAGCCTTTTGTCATAGGAAGCATTATAATTATATTGTTTCTGTCCTACATAACCAACTTGTTATAAAGAATTGCTCTCTATTTACCACTTGAATATTTAGCTCATTCTGCTTTTGTCCTCACAGGTTCGGCTAATTGACGCTGGATTCTTGTGGACAGAACCACACTCCAAAAGGATTAAGATGAAACTGACTATCCAGAAAGAGGTAAGGAAACAAAGTGGAATAGATAGGCTTAGGAGGACAGACTAAAACCTAGTTAGTGATACAGAATACAGGCAACCTGTTTCTGATCCAAAAGTGACATTCAAGATAAACTCTTATAATGGAGTGCTCTGTCCTGACTTATTTCGTGGGTCTAATACAGTCAAGCCTCGCCAATGGCTGTCATCTCATCTTCTTGACCTTTAGTGAGAACCTGAGCCTTGTGTTTCTTGAGGCCAActcttttctttgtgttgctgGTGTGTCTGAGTAAAACTGCCGCTAGATCCACTGGTCGGATTTCGAAATAGCACATGAACAAAGaagcaaaatattttttattcccACATTGTAATCTGCATTCAATGCATTTAATTTTACCTGCTGTGTTTGCCTCATTCAGGTGTTGAACGGTGCTATATTGCagcaggtgtttgtggtggAGTTTGTCATCCAGTCCCAGATGTGTGATGACTGTCATCGTGTCGAAGCTAAGGACTTCTGGAAGGCTGTGGTGCAAGTTAGGCAAAAGGTGGGTATGTGTTTAAACACTTAAATAAATACttctaaatgtttttacttGTTACAAAATGTTCATATAAACCATTATGGCCTCTCTGTATGCCTAATTCAGCAGGGTTgcatgcattttttatttattgtatttttgtagCAGATGTGTGTTGAGACTTTAAATACTGCCCTGTAGAACAGTTTTGAGCCATTACAAGACATAACTTATATTTACATTCCATCCAGAGACGTATTAACAGATCAGTGACCTGCAGTGTGATTTTCAAACTATTTCAAAAATCTTAGAGGCTCCAATTTTATTTCTATAGTAAGAATTATACAAAAACTGTGATTTAACAGCAAGCAGTACAGTAGTAAAGTGTAAAACGTATTTTCATTACCAGTAGTCCCCAGAGGTCTCGGgctctgcatactgtatgttaacaGAAGGGGCTAAGTATTTGTATACCGACATTAAATTTGGCTTAGTCCCCAGAGGGTGAGAAAAGTACCTCATTACCGATTGGAATatcatgtgtttttatgtggTTAGAGGTTGTTTGAATACTAGAGACAGGAAAATAGATTAGGCCAAACTAAGCAACTAGGAAAGTAGTGCTTTGTTAGGGGAAAGTGGCTCAGAAACTACCCCGCAGTCATCAGGGCCATATGTGGCAAATGCAGCTTATGTTGGTGTTTGAGGCTGTATTTGGTGCTGTGATCtagtctgcagcagcatgtaGGTATGTTGCTGTAGTGAGCGAAAACAATGGCCTGTTAAActgctgaaatatttaaaggACAAACATCCCCATCGGATCGTTATGGCCTCGCTCATCATTGAGGGCCATCACTGAAGCATGCAAGAGCACTGCATCCCTGTGGCATTGACAGAGAGATCTCTTGAGTGAGAGGACGTGGGATATAGGAAAAAAATAATGCATTCAATCAGacaattgtgttttattaaatatagattattgggcaaatattttgtttatatGAGTCAGCCTGTCAAACCCGTGCCAGGCTTTTTTACACTGAATTCAGAATCAGTCACTGAAACAACTATGCAGGATAGAAAAGAGTGGGTTTACATGTCAACCTGGTAAACCCATGAATGATCCACATACTGTCATTCCTCGGCAGCCCCAGTTGCAAGTTTTCCATAGTGTTCAAAAGGAATGAACGATTGCATCAAGTCATTAAGTTTATAACTGTTTTATTTGAAGCATTTTTTTAAGGTCAAAGGTGTATATATAGTGATatcactgcttttgtttttaaacacacaaatgaatgtttaatgaTGCAGTAAAATATTTCCTTTTGGTTTGAAACAGACGGTTCATAAAAAGACTTTCTACTATCTGGAGCAACTCATCCTTAAGCACAAACTCCACCAGAATGCCCTCAACATCAAAGAAATTCACGGTAGGTCATATAtagctttcattttatttacacatgTTCAGAGGGAGGTGCCGGTTATTGCGTGATGGCAAACTAATGTTGATTGCAGCTAAGCGGAACCTCATGACGTGTACCGTAGAAGGTTGATTACCTTTTCCTGTACCAGACAGCGAGCCGCGCATGCATATCACTGGCGCCAATCAGCTTATACGGCCGCCCGCGTGTAGGCCTCACGGGGCCACACGTTATGCGTTTAATCTGTGTTTTGTAATCAGAGTAGCTGTGCCATACTAGATTCCACTGATGCGTCTTACACACATGGTGTTCACTAAGTGACAGCCTAGCAACTCTATGTTTCTCTTGGTTTTGACTGGAGTGGAGGTCATATTTACAGGCCACCACTTAAAAGCTGTATGAAGATCACAACATGTGGCGGCCACatttaattttgtgtgtgtgtggcagccgtGATGACCTACGAAATGCATCTATGATCACTGTATTGGTGGCAGCGTTTAATGTTATTGCTCTTCTACCTCAGAGGGGATCGATTTCTACTACGGCTCCAAGCAGCATGCAGAAAAGATGGTCAACTTCCTCCAGTGCACCGTGCCCTGCAGGTGAAAAGTAAAAACATCCACATGAGGCTTAGTTTTGGTCCACATGCACCTTTCATTCACATGTGTTAACACAGTGAACACAGTCCTTATTCTGACTGATTAGAGCTGTTCTTATTGAGCATTATACACATGTTGCCAAAATGTCCTAGTAAAACTGTCTTACGAATAAAATCAACCTTTTAAAAGATTCTtgcttaaaaaatgtttttccaaccACGCATTCTATAAAAATAGAAGCAGTGCTCTGGACGGACGAAAGTCTGCAGCGTATTGTCTTTCTAAAGAACATGCATTTTCTTTCAGGCCCACTTGTTGGGATATGTCCACCTGGGACAAAATGGGCTCTGCTGTGTCTCAGAGCAACAGCTGTGATGAtcacagcaaaataaaaactttttcttttctgtgttaaAGGTCAAAGGCGTCGCAGCGCCTCATCTCCCATGACATCCATTCAAACACGTACAACTATAAAAGCACCTTCTCCGTGGAGATCGTACCTGTCTGCAAGGTATACAGCACTGTGCTGCTTCTTATTTCACCTGGTAAAGAACTGTCCTACTTCTGAGTTTAGTTAAAACACTAAACTATTTAATATGTAGCTGAGGTTTTAAAACGGGACATGTTCATGGACTGAACCCTATATGTGTGAATACTTGAAACATGTTtcacagtgtttttgttttcactgtgactTCTGTATGACCCCATGTTGTGTCTGGTTGCCAGGACAATGTGGTGTGTCTTTCACCACGTCTGGCACAGAGCCTGGGGAACATgggtcaagtgtgtgtgtgcatccgcGTCACCAGCACCATCCACCTCATCGATCCAAACACCCTGCAGAGTGAGTATGTCAGGTCCCTCTGACTCCATCTTTACCCTGTTGTGGTAAAATATAGATCCCACTTGGTGGAGTTGACTCAGAATACTTCTATATTAAGTTTTATTCATAGAACATAATTATAGAGCCTTTAAGATGACATCTAAAGTCTTATTAAAGGCCATAGTAAAGCCCATAAACCAACATGAAATGGATTAAAATCAGCTTTAGGTTTAGGCTCACTTCATTAGTGCTAGAACTAACAGCTACTCTCATCGACCATTATTGTGACAGTTCTTTCATGTTGTATTATTAGTAGGCAAGATGGCTCTCTCAAATGTTCCTGCTAAACAAGGCATAGAAATGGAcagttgcaaaagcaaactCCATTTGCGATCTCCATTTGAAACAATTATTCTCCAAGTGAAGCTCATTAATTTTCCTTTGACTGTTCaactgcagcttttcctccGCCCCTAAGCTTCTTCGCTCTGTTGTACAGTATCTATTTTTAGGGATCACTCCTACAGGTTTTGCATATTTATGCACTTGTGCATTTGAATGTTGAGCACAAATCAAAAACACTTCTTGTACACTGCCGTGACCTCGGTCTGCAGACCACATGTTCATCACAGCTGTCTAGCTCAACAGCGGGCTTCTCTGCTCCCAGTCACGACACAGCACAGGAAAGAACTGATTACAATTTAGCATGATTTTGTCATGGCAAAGTGGGGTGACAATTAGCGCTGATGCATCTCCTTTGTCTCTGGTGTAATCAAGCATTATGTGAGAGACTGAGACACCACTCGACAGAATTGTGACATTTTGGAAGCCGCGCACACGTTTTTAATTACTCTTCAAAGAGCAGGCTATTTTTGTTACATGAAGTTCTAGTGCAGGCTGATCAGCAGCCTGCAGGCAGAGCTCCGCCTGGCAGATTGAGGCTGTATGAAGAAATATGTTTGTCTGACTGTGACTTTATTTTCCGTATAGACACAAATGCGTTGTTCATGTCTGGATTGTTTATAATTTGTACAGATAGAAAAACACTGTGGCAGACAAATGAGATTGGGTTTTAATGAGAATACAGAACGGCTTTTTATAAGCGTCAGTGTTTTTAATTCATGAGCAAATTTTTCTACTGACAACCAGCGTTCTGTGTCACAAATACATGAATGTCTGATACTCTAGTTGCTGAGGTGGATGGGAACACCTACTGGCGTAACCCCTTTAACAGTCTCTGTAACCCACGGCAACTGGAGGAGTTTATCGTTATGGACATTGACATCATCAGAGACCAGAAACTGGGTGCTGGGGCTGGCTTGAGGTCCAATAAGGTGAgtgactgtgtatgtgtgctgtTGCGGAACAGATTGTATTATGGGGGAACATTGCTCTTCTGTGGGAAGCAAAATCAATAGTGGACCATTACATTATCCGTGAACCTGTACGTGGGATTCGGGCCAAAATGACAGAAGCACACAGGAGTGTGAACGTTGCATTATTTTCGATGAAGCTGTCGGACCAAATTGGGGCTAAAGAACAAGACTGATGTCACTTTGTTTGCttgaaagcgtgtgtgtgtgtgtgtgtgtgtgtgtgtgtgtgtgtgtgtgtgtgtgtgtgtgtctgtgtgtgtctgtgtgtgtctgtgtgtctgtgtgtgtgttttagcacaCACTGGCTGAGGTGTGGGTTCAGAAAACATCAGAGATGGACACCAGTCAGCAGTATCACTGCCGCACATTCCTGGGCCACCTGCTGAACATCGGCGACTTGGTGCTGGGGTGAGTGTAAACGAGCCGTTTAGATCGTTGTCAGGTTGATGATGAATTCTGAAGAAGTCTGAAAGCTTAACATTTTACACTCATCACAGGTTTGACTTTGCCAATTCCAACATCAATGACGAGAACCTGAATAAGATGAATCCACACCATGTTCCTGATGTGGTATGTTTTAATTTCACCTGACTCGATGTTTTCACTTAATGTAACTGCATCACATTATGGTTTAGTAGCTATTGTTCAGTGGACTAAACCTGACCTCTAGTGGTTAGACATACTATTGACTGCATAGTCagtagtatactgtatataatactGTCACATTAAATGCTTATTAGTCGACAGTGTTTTGTAGTGACTTCATTAGTGCATCCTGATTGCTATAGGTGCTGATCAAGAAGAGCTATGACCGCAACAGGAGGGTGAAACGTAGGAATTGGAAGCTGCAAGAAATGTCCAGAGACCGTGACGCCATGCACTCGGATGATGAGAGGTAACCCGTCATTGCTAATATCATTAAAGCTTTATACATTCTTCTTTTAACTCACATCCTGCCATCTAAGCAGCAAACATGTTGATGTCTTGACTTGTTTCTTGTAAATCATTAAGGAGACAGAAGAACTGTGTATTTTGCAGAGGCTAGGTTCAATACACATTTACTGTTTTTCTTGGACTATTTATGCACAAGTGTGGTCATTTAtcagttttattgatttcaTTATATTCCCCCGTTTAtcaaaaaagggaaaacaatTAAGATATTAGAAATGGCAAAGCATCCAGATTTGATTTATTGATAAATCATTTTATAATGAGCCATTATCCCACTGCTGTTGTTGCCTGTAATGTTCTGTTGGTTTTGTGTCTTCAGACAATACCAGGACttcctggaggacctggaggaagATGAAGCTCTGAGGAAGAATGTCAACATCTACAGAGGTGAGCTGTTGGACACAAGTCTCAACACAAGCTGTTTTTTGCGTCGTGATGGTGAGAAGGTGGCGTCGTCTTCAGACTTTTATGATGGCTCCAGCATTAATCCCACATTACCTTAATTTGGATATGCTGTGATTACCTTGAATATTACTGGTGGGTAAACTTGAAGTGTATCTGTTAGATTTGCATCACAATCGAGCATCACCTCCCACCTTTTTATAACGCTTAACGGCACCTCACCTAGTGATAATAGTTAATGACAGAGATCAACATTTGGATTTCAGATGCATCAAAGATTCCCGTGGAGAGCGACACTGACGATGACGGCGTGCCATGCATCTCCCTGGCAGAGATGTTGGAGGACCTCAGCCTATCGGACGCCACAGGAGGAGAGGGTGCTGACATGATGACAGAGTAGCTACTGACAACAGGGATAGTACAGAGCCACTTACTGGAACTGACAGCAGGTTGAGGACTAAaccaaaatatatttaatgCAGACCCACAACTCATGTAACTGATGTAACGATGGatcacagtaaaaacagtgGGTTAGAAAAGTGTCAGTCACACAACTCTCCCACTACGAAACCTGACTTTCAGTTGTTTCCACATCATCTGCATccacaaatgaaaatgaaatgacaatTAATCACtatatcaaaataaatatttctcaTAATGCTGAATTCTTGTATGAGTTATTTGTGTCTTGAAAATCGGAGACATTAGTTTTGTAGTGAGCCACCAGAGGGAGCATCAAGCTATTGATAAAAGGCTAGTGATACTTCCAAATTAGCACTCATGCACTAAGCGGGGACAGCATGTTAATTGCACGATTTGGCTGCTGTGGGCATTATTCAAATGCTCACCAGCTGCACCCGACAGAGGAACATGTCCACGTGCTGAAGCTGGTCAAACAGACTGGTATTATTGCAGCAATTAATGCCATTAGCTGGAGTGGTGTGCAGCTGATTGGAACAGCTGATGTGTAGGAGCTAAGGAGCTAACTTGCACTCAGTGATGCTAAATGACAGTGTaagtattaaaacaaaaactgtttacTAACACAACACCGGTCATCACAACACATCAAACTGAAGCAAAAAAATTATTTATCCTTGAAAACAGCTTGTTGTTGTCACATGGCTGTAAGAGAAACACACAATGCTTCCTCTGATGAGAAGCGTTATGTAATTTAAGAAAGCGGAGGAATGTGTGTATCACAGGGTGAATAAATCTGTGACATGTAGAAGGAGGACCAGTCTTGTTTTTCACAATGCGGACCTGGTTAATGGTAATAAGATCTACTTGGGAAAGTGAATGGAGTGAATCCCTCTGGGAGTTTGTGTGTGGAGTACTGGGGGTGACAACAACGTGAAGTAAGGCTTCACCGTTTTTACTGATCATGATGCCGCTGACCATGTGCACAGCTCAGTCCTTTTGTCCCCTTCACCTGTGATTTCAACTATAACTCAGTATCTACTGACGTTGattctgtgacacaaacaatgGTTTCAAAAGAGCAGGAGAACCCAAATTGTATAATGTCTTCAAAGGGGAATTTGGACAATATGTTCTGAGTACGTGTGTCTGGCATTTTAAACTGGTCCTTATTGTCCTGACTCAAACAAAATAGCAGCGGACCagtgtcacagcagcacagcccgTGTTTACACATTAGTGATGCACAGCCAAGTCAAGTAATACCTGAGCTGGGTCAGCAAACCTGAGCTGATAACAGTATTCCTTAAAGAGACACCGTCCTAACAGCCCTGAGCATGTTCTTAATATTCAGCTACAGCCTAAAAGTCTTTTTGACCTGGTTGTGTATATAGTGAAGTGACAGCGGTTTGTTTTCGCTGTCCTATTTGCAATATAATCAACAATTTCATGAATTTGGATGTATTCATCCATCTATTTGTTGGACCACAGGCCATGTTAAATAAGTCTTCCCACAGAAAACAGCGTGATGGACCTTTAACTTGAATTGTTCAAGTACAGGGTTAGGAACATGATGAGAGTTGGGCTTCTTTTGAaagcactgtactgtagatctAGGACATAAAAGACTGACACCATTcaaagaagaggaggacatGTTTTCATGATTTCAAATCATTTGTTCCTTTAGTTAAATTTAGACATGTCTTGAGGCCAAATGTGACCCTGAAACCACAACAAGCTTAAATGCGCTGATCCTCCAGATTGTGTAGTGGACATTGACCATTGTGCTACAATGACAAACGGGTTTTGCTGGTTTGAGTCCAACCAGGGCCTACGGGTAGATTTTGTTTTACAGGATGCCTAAATTTTAGGCTATGGAGCATTTGCTGCACTAAATATGATCCACAATCAGGCAGGAATCCTAGATTTGAACTTTATCCTGTTCAAGCAAATCTATGCGCTATAACTGACAGTTATAATAGGAATCTGTACCAATCAATGAAGATGTGGGTCCTGCTGAAAATGTTTTGTCAGATTATAGATTATCAGCCACAGCTCCGTACATAATTCAATACAATCCATTACATAAAGAAGCTGACAGGCTGActgacattttaatatttgactaCATGAAGTATTAACCAAATTTGTTGGGTCTTTCACTTTACAGCTATAACGACTACAATGGCTGTGAAGCTGTGACAGTGAGGATATAATTCAAACAGCATCATCAGACATAAACTGGCtgatataaaatatacaaactCACAGAGGCTTTTTTTCTTGTCCAGTGTGAACTTGAATGCCTGCTTATCTGCAGAGTAACAAAGCCGCTTCAGCAGCCTCAGTCGACACGGGCGAGTGGAATCTGCATTTGCCTGCAGTATTTATTAGTGGCAacacaaatgcacagtgaaGAGCGTTCACAGGTCGATGCTGGAAAAACTTAACAGCCACTTTACGAAGCGACAGGAGCAGAATCAGACGTTCTGTTAGATCAGATCTGTTGTTGAGGTCTATAGGTTGATCAAGAGCGGGGTggaaaatgccccccccccccccccccccccatgcaggATGACTCATGCAACATCAGAGCAGGTCTAGTCCTGAGATTTTTGCGTGTGGGTGTGCAAAACTGGACCCATGCAAAAGATGACAAAGACATATGGAGTCACGTATGCATGCAAACGACTCCCTAAACAAAGAAAGTAACCTTCAGTGTgctcccagacagacagacagacagacagacaggcaggcaggcagacagacagacagacagacagacagacagacagacagacagacagactgactgactgactgactgacacgcaggcagacagacagacagacaggcaggcaggcagacagacagacagacagacagacagacagacagacagacagacagacagacagacagactgactgactgactgactgactgactgactgactgactgactgacacgcagacagacagactgactgactgactgactgactgactgacacacaggcagacagacagacagacagacaaactgacaggcaggcaggcagacagacagacagacagacagactgactgactgactgactgactgactgactgactgactgactgactgacacgcagacagacagactgactgactgactgactgactgactgactgacacgcaggcagacagacagacagacagacacgcaggcagacggactgactgactgactgactgacacgcaggcagacagacagacagacagacacgcaggcaga from Betta splendens chromosome 13, fBetSpl5.4, whole genome shotgun sequence includes:
- the nmd3 gene encoding 60S ribosomal export protein NMD3, whose amino-acid sequence is MEYMQAPATSSQGNILCCTCGVPIPPNPANMCVACLRTQVDISEGIPKQVTVHFCKQCERYLQPPATWVQCALESRELLALCLKKLKSSMTKVRLIDAGFLWTEPHSKRIKMKLTIQKEVLNGAILQQVFVVEFVIQSQMCDDCHRVEAKDFWKAVVQVRQKTVHKKTFYYLEQLILKHKLHQNALNIKEIHEGIDFYYGSKQHAEKMVNFLQCTVPCRSKASQRLISHDIHSNTYNYKSTFSVEIVPVCKDNVVCLSPRLAQSLGNMGQVCVCIRVTSTIHLIDPNTLQIAEVDGNTYWRNPFNSLCNPRQLEEFIVMDIDIIRDQKLGAGAGLRSNKHTLAEVWVQKTSEMDTSQQYHCRTFLGHLLNIGDLVLGFDFANSNINDENLNKMNPHHVPDVVLIKKSYDRNRRVKRRNWKLQEMSRDRDAMHSDDERQYQDFLEDLEEDEALRKNVNIYRDASKIPVESDTDDDGVPCISLAEMLEDLSLSDATGGEGADMMTE